The Ascochyta rabiei chromosome 15, complete sequence genome window below encodes:
- a CDS encoding Amidase, which produces MSTPEPNMGVADWRQLALSKRVSTFNKIPHEWLLPIEQASQYTETNAISVLDVPRSCGILTQQELDITENYDATELVQHMASGKLTSVDVVTAFCKRAAIAHQTTNCLTEIMFSEALARAHECDSHLEKTGETLGPLHGLPISLKDSFNVKGVQSTIGYVSFIAHPPATTNSAVVQILFDLGAVFFVKTNLPQTMMTADSHNNVFGRTLNPHNLSRTAGGSTGGEGALIAMKGSVLGVATDIAGSNRIPALCCGISSIKPTASRVPFAGGAPPGRLGSPGQILLAIGPCGRSIRDYELFLRAVAQARPWLLDPTALNIPWRTADAEIKKRKLRFGLIRSTPSRSLHPPIARALHSAAMTLKAAGHTMVLLDDRIGDMYADVELAWKYFMLDPSGAPFQHIQASGEDPIPSLKISGWPELKEWKPSLDALWEMNIQRAGVLKKYHNLVTGEQLDAILMPAYQAVAPKHDTYGLPIYTALVNLLDYPAGILPHGKANKAADAAFLGDKVTYEPTYDPEAAEGMPSHIQIVGKPLMDEELLEIMKTIEAVLKDSS; this is translated from the exons ATGTCGACTCCAGAGCCCAACATGGGCGTAGCAGACTGGAGGCAACTTGCCCTCTCGAAACGCGTCTCGACGTTTAACAAAATCCCCCATGAATGGCTTCTCCCTATCGAACAAGCCTCGCAATACACCGAGACGAATGCCATCAGCGTGCTAGACGTACCACGGTCGTGTGGCATCCTGACCCAGCAAGAGCTGGACATTACAGAGAACTACGATGCCACTGAGCTCGTTCAGCATATGGCCAGCGGTAAGCTAACCAGTGTGGACGTCGTTACGGCGTTCTGCAAGCGCGCCGCCATCGCCCACCAAACCACGAACTGCCTGACGGAAATTATGTTCTCGGAAGCCCTCGCGCGAGCCCACGAATGTGATTCCCATCTCGAGAAGACGGGCGAAACCCTTGGCCCGCTGCACGGCCTGCCCATCTCGCTCAAAGATTCGTTCAACGTCAAAGGTGTCCAGAGCACAATCGGCTATGTCTCTTTCATTGCTCACCCGCCCGCGACCACCAACTCGGCCGTGGTACAGATCCTCTTTGATCTTGGCGCAGTCTTCTTCGTGAAGACCAACCTCCCGCAAACCATGATGACAGCAGACAGCCACAACAACGTGTTTGGACGCACCTTGAACCCTCACAATCTGTCTCGCACTGCGGGCGGCAGTACAGGTGGCGAGGGCGCACTCATCGCGATGAAGGGAAGCGTGCTGGGCGTCGCCACTGACATTGCAGGCTCGAACCGCATCCCCGCGCTCTGCTGCGGAATAAGCAGCATCAAGCCCACGGCATCGCGTGTCCCTTTTGCAGGCGGTGCGCCACCCGGACGTCTGGGGAGTCCGGGGCAGATTCTGCTGGCGATAGGACCGTGTGGGCGTTCGATACGGGATTACGAGTTGTTTCTACGTGCGGTTGCGCAGGCGCGGCCGTGGCTGCTAGATCCCACGGCGCTGAACATTCCGTGGCGGACAGCAGATGCCGAGATTAAAAAGAGGAAATTGAGATTCGGACTCATTCGCAGCACGCCTTCGCGCTCTTTGCACCCGCCAATTGCGCGCGCGTTGCACTCTGCGGCGATGACTTTAAAAGCTGCTGGTCACACAATGGTCCTGCTTGACGACAGGATTGGGGATATGTACGCCGATGTCGAGCTAGCGTGGAAATACTTTATGCTTGATCCTTCAGGTGCACCGTTTCAGCATATCCAAGCGAGTGGCGAGGATCCGATCCCAAGTTTGAAGATCAGCGGCTGGCCCGAGCTGAAGGAATGGAAGCCGAGTCTGGACGCCTTGTGGGAGATGAACATACAGAGGGCGGGCGTGTTGAAGAAGTATCATAATTTGGTGACTGGAGAGCAGTTGGATGCCATCTTGATGCCAGCATATCAGGCGGTAGCGCCGAAGCACGACACATATGGATTGCCGATATACACTGCATTGGTGAATCTGTTGGATTATCCTGCGGGTATACTGCCGCACGGGAAAGCGAACAAAGCAGCCGATGCAGCGTTCCTGGGGGACAAAGTTACGTATGAACCGACCT ATGATCCCGAAGCAGCTGAGGGCATGCCATCACACATCCAAATTGTCGGCAAACCGCTCATGGACGAGGAACTGCTTGAGATCATGAAGACCATCGAAGCGGTGTTGAAAGATAGTTCTTAA
- a CDS encoding Mediator of RNA polymerase II transcription subunit 6 produces MPAIIPPLDEQEYADPQMPLAHLDSDNNIIFYHMNSPFFEPNSNNSAVYSTAQGHPNGMQLLNDRPTYEAELRKYNSGLQFIVAGEPKAEGQPWLIQRQHKVENRETGNPETVVEGNYYTQGTRLLMAPSLLDVVQARLLTVSTRMQQMAELSKNMSHWSPATGHTYMPPSYDSVKVATAGSRIGSPALAPTDPDASTSQSQTKDATAAIDPTTSTTQFSDDLFMQSLNLSHAYGDEYMDENPLLGEPGAFVFTNSKSHVDARNKAQEQATQASQASQPTIKTDTQPTSVAPSVVATPKGIATPMALDAPSRKSSLAGLPKEERRKRRKSKGLTSPTTPAGSAS; encoded by the coding sequence ATGCCGGCCATAATACCGCCCCTCGATGAGCAGGAGTATGCCGACCCTCAGATGCCTCTTGCGCATCTGGACAGCGACAACAACATCATCTTCTACCACATGAACTCACCCTTCTTCGAGCCAAACAGTAACAACAGCGCCGTATACTCGACTGCACAAGGTCACCCCAATGGCATGCAACTCCTCAACGATCGCCCTACGTACGAGGCAGAGCTACGCAAATACAACTCTGGGCTGCAGTTCATCGTAGCTGGCGAACCAAAGGCCGAGGGACAGCCCTGGCTCATACAACGGCAGCATAAGGTCGAGAACAGAGAGACTGGCAATCCGGAGACAGTCGTTGAAGGCAATTATTATACGCAGGGAACACGACTTCTCATGGCACCAAGTCTACTGGATGTTGTGCAGGCACGCCTGCTGACTGTCTCAACACGAATGCAGCAGATGGCCGAGCTGTCCAAGAACATGTCGCACTGGTCGCCAGCGACTGGCCACACATACATGCCACCTTCCTATGATTCCGTCAAGGTCGCTACTGCTGGCAGTCGCATTGGCAGCCCTGCGCTCGCGCCCACAGATCCTGATGCGTCCACCTCGCAATCGCAAACAAAAGACGCCACAGCAGCTATCGACCCTACCACATCTACCACTCAGTTTTCAGACGACCTCTTCATGCAATCTCTGAACTTGTCACACGCCTATGGAGACGAGTACATGGACGAGAACCCGTTGCTGGGCGAACCTGGTGCCTTTGTCTTTACAAACTCGAAGAGCCATGTCGACGCACGCAACAAAGCCCAGGAGCAGGCCACTCAGGCTTCGCAAGCTTCTCAGCCTACTATCAAGACCGACACTCAGCCCACAAGCGTGGCGCCGTCAGTCGTAGCAACACCAAAGGGCATCGCAACGCCTATGGCTTTGGACGCGCCAAGCAGGAAAAGCAGTTTGGCCGGTCTGCcgaaagaagagagaaggaaAAGGAGGAAGAGCAAAGGACTAACAAGCCCTACAACTCCGGCCGGTTCCGCGTCGTAG
- a CDS encoding SNAP receptor yields the protein MIKHTIISRLDGLILTASVDDGQEDAEFSEVKGKVKLVQRRLNRNSEPQASIESGSYTYHYLISGDLCFLCICDRSYPRKLAFTYLSDLSQEFTTIYQPQQYLLPSCRPYAFVEFDTFIQRTKKTYQDSRATQNLDKLNDELKDVTKVMTKNIEDLLYRGDSLERMGDISSRLREDSRKYKKAAVRINWELLLKQYGPIGGLAFIVIVFIWWRFF from the exons ATGATCAAGCACACAATTATCTCGCGACTCGACG GTCTGATCCTGACTGCTTCGGTTGACGATGGGCAAGAAGACGCAGAATTCAGCGAGGTCAAGGGCAAGGTCAAGCTCGTCCAGCGCCGCCTAAATCGCAACTCAGAGCCGCAAGCCAGCATCGAAAGCGGCTCCTACACATACCA CTACCTCATCAGCGGCGATCTCTGTTTCCTCTGCATATGCGACCGCTCCTACCCCCGAAAGCTCGCCTTCACGTATCTCTCTGATCTCTCGCAAGAGTTCACCACCATCTACCAGCCACAACAGTACCTCTTACCGTCGTGCCGGCCGTACGCATTCGTAGAGTTCGACACTTTCATCCAGCGCACCAAGAAGACATACCAAGACTCGCGGGCAACACAGAATCTCGATAAACTCAACGATGAGTTGAAAGACGTGACAAAGGTCATGACGAAGAACATCGAGGATCTGCTGTACAGAGGAGACAGCTTAGAGCGCATGGGAGACATCTCGAGCAGACTAAGGGAAGACAGCAGAAAATACAAGAAGGCGGCAGTCAGGATTAATTGGGAGCTCCTGCTGAAGCAG TACGGTCCGATTGGAGGTCTTGCGTTCATCGTCATCGTGTTCATTTGGTGGAGATTTTTCTAG